TGTAGACGCCGTCCGGCGCCAGGCGCTGCCGGAGAAAGTGCCAGCCGGCAGTCATGAGGAGGGCGCACTGGCGGCGCTCGCCGGGCAGCGGCGATGAGTCCGTCGGCAGCCTGGCGCCGATATGAATCGGTAGGGGAGGTCTCCGTGTCCGACTCGGTTGAACGCCCGCCTTTGAGCGCCGAGGAGATCGTCCGCCTCAACAAGCAGTACTCCTTCTTCTCGTGGTCGGCGCAGAACGCCGTCGATCCGATTGCGGTGGCGGGCGGTGAGGGAATCACCTTCTGGGACGCCAACGGCAGGCGCTACCTGGACTTCTCTTCGCAATTGATGAATCTGAACATCGGGTATCAGCATCCCAAGGTGGTGGCAGCGATCCAGGCCCAGGCGGCCAAGCTGTGTGCCGCTCATCCCAGTGCGGCCCATGAA
The Anaerolineales bacterium DNA segment above includes these coding regions:
- a CDS encoding aminotransferase class III-fold pyridoxal phosphate-dependent enzyme; the protein is MSDSVERPPLSAEEIVRLNKQYSFFSWSAQNAVDPIAVAGGEGITFWDANGRRYLDFSSQLMNLNIGYQHPKVVAAIQAQAAKLCAAHPSAAHEPKARLAQRIAEVTPGDLNKVFFTLGGAEANENAIKFARLYTGRHKIFARYVSYHGATYGAITLSGDYRRPPVEPGIPGVVH